GCTACGAATGCCAAGGTTTCATTGGCGCCAAGTCTGCACGGCAGGCGGCAAGCACAGGACTACCTGACCGGCGCTTTCGGCCGGGAATAGACGACCAGATTTCACGCCATTGCTAACCCTGCCCGTCTGCCTTCACCCCGTAATTTTGGGGGTTTTCGCCTGCCAAACGGCAGGCCGTTTGACGGAAGTGAGTATGTGTCTCTCCCGCCTCTTGGCGGGCGAACGACAATTGGGTTGCGCGACGCGGAATCAAATTGTCTAGTGAGTACACATACTCACTTCCTTCAAACGGAGGCTCCCATGTCCGCAGAACCCCGCAAGCTCCTTGATGAAGGCTGGTCCAAGGTACGGGGCAGCATGCAGGGCCTTCACGGTGAGGGGAAATCCTTCGGCATCATGCGGACTGCGAAGATCAAAACGCTCGGCAACATGGGGGCCAGCCTTCAGCATAGCTTCCGGGAGCGGGAGACCCCGAATGCCGATCCAGACAGGACCAGCGACAACACGATCCTGGTCGGCGGCGACAACAGCAAGGAGGTGCTGGCAGCGTGGAAGGATCGGGCTCCCGAGAAGATCAGGAAGAACGCCGTGCACGGTCTGGAATACTTCATCGGTGGCTCGCCCGCGAAAATGAAAGCCATGACCAGGGAGGAGCAGGACACGTACTTCCGGGATGCGCTTGGCTGGATCGAGAACCGGCACGGCAAGGAAAACGTCCTCTCAGCGATGGTCCACCGCGACGAGACCACCCCGCACATGACGGTGATGACCATCCCCCTCGATGACAGGGGCAAGCTGAACTGCCGGTCGTTCGTGGGGAACAAGAAGGCTCTTTCCGATCTCCAGACAGACTTTGCGGAGAAGGTCAGCGAGAAGCATGGCCTTCGGCGGGGCATCAAGGGTTCCACAGCGCGGCACGAGCGCGTGCAGCGGGTCTATGGGGCCTACATGTCCGGTGAAGACGCTGTAGCCCTCCCTGAGCGCGTCAGAGGCTCTCTCCTGCGCGGTGGCAAGGAAAGCGATGCTGACTGGCACGCACGGGCCACAGAAGTCGCCACAGACGCGCTCCGTGGCTACCAGATGAAGATGCGGGAAGAAAAGCTCGACATGGATGCGAAGCTGAACACGGCGCAGTCGATGATCCAGTCTCTTCAGTCGCTGCAGCAGAGCTATAAGATCCAGCTCGACGCAGCCCGTGAAACGCTGTCGCGATTGGTGTCGAGCCTGGAACTGGCTGATAAGGGGGCCGAGGCAAACGCTGCCCTCGAAGCCTATGCCGATTTGGAAGGGAAAATTCTTGTTGGTGATCTTGGCGTCCTCAAGGACGCTGCAGGTTCACCAGCTCGGATCGATAAAATCGTGGACATCTATGACCGGGTCATTCCTGACGGTACCGCGATGACCGAAGAGCAGGCCCGGTTCGACCGGGCGCTGGACCTGACCTTGGATGCCATGGCGGATGGCAAGGTGGCGAAACGGAAAGACCCGGTACGGATAGCGATCGAGGCTCGTGCCCTGCCCTATGTTCAGAAAGCTCTTGCTCACCTGGCGCAGGATCGAGTGACCCCGCCCTTCAGCAGCCGGGACGAACGACTGGCATTCCGTGCGGAAATCGAAGGCTCTCTTTCAGCGGATCAGCTGGTGGGTCTGAAGCAGGGTGACGAGACAGTGCTGGAAGACGTCCTTGGTGATCGTCTTTCTCAGCAGCAACAGCTCAGCCTGGCACTGGCTTACTTCGATTATGGGGACATTGATGTCGATGCTGGCGTCCGTCGCGGCATGATTGAGCGGCTCTCTGATGTAGAAGATGGACCTAAGCATCAGGAGCCAGGGCTTCGGCACTGATTGGGTAGAGTGACTTATCCACAGGCCGCATGATCTTCGTGGGTGTTAAATATGTGTTAGATTCAGTGTTACGCTGACTTGGAATATCATTTTTTTTATTGAAACCAACTCACTATGCGAAACTCTGGTAACTGAAAACACGAATCTCGGTAACTAAAATCCTGTTTTTGGTAACTGAAAACACGAATCTTGACTTTGGTAACTGAAAGCACGAATGTGCCCGTATGGTAACTGAAAACACGAATTCAAACGATCCCCTGCTGCCTGATCGTCATCCTCAGCACGATCTGTTCATCTGCGATGTGGCGGATGCGGTCTTGAAGGACGTGATGCAGCACATGGAGCACCCGTTTTACTCCCTTTCCAAGAAGCCGGAGACCACGGTTAAGCGCTACAGGAACGGCGAGAACTGGTTGGAAATCACGCCGAGCGTCAAAGGTCTTGCCACGATTTATGATAAGGACATCCTGATCTACTGCATCAGTCAGATCATGGCGAAGCTGAAGCTGGGTGAGCAGGTGTCGCCGCGCGTTCGGATCAACTCGCGGGAACTGCTGATCTTCACCAACCGGGGAACAAGCGGTCGGGAGTATCAATCCCTCCTCGATGCACTTGACCGCCTCGAAGGAACACGGATCAGGACCAACATTGTCAGCGGCGATGAAGAGCAGATCGACGGCTTCGGTCTGATCGACGCATCCTCGATCCGTCGCAAGCACGGGTTGGACGGCCGCCTACTCTGGTGTGAGGTGAAGCTGTCGGATTGGGTGTTCAACGCGATCCGGAAAGAAGAGGTCCTGACCTTGCACCGGGACTATTTTCGTCTGCGCAAGCCAATCGAACGCCGCGTGTACGAGATCGCTCGAAAGCACTGCGGGCAGCAAAGAACCTGGCGGATCACCCTACCGAAACTTTTGCTCAAGACCGGCTCACAAAGCCCGGAGAAGCGGTTCCGCCAGATGATCAAGCAGCTGGTTCAGCATGACCACTTGCCGGACTACAACGTCGCCTTTGATGAAGCTGCGGATATGATCATCTTCACCAATCGCGGCACGATGGTCCCTGCCCCATTGATCCAGGGGCGTGTTCCGCCCCTAAAGTCGGTCACCTATGAACGTGCCCGGCAGGTCGCGCCAGGCTGGGACGTGCATTACCTCGAACGCGAATGGCGAGAGTGGATTTTTGAACCGCCGCGCGATGCGGATGGGGCTTTCGTCGGCTTTTGCCGGAAGTGGTTCGAGAAACGCGACAGGCCCTAAGTGCGGTTCAAATCCGGTATGTGATATAATACCGGTAAGAGAAACTTATCCGGTATTGAAAACAAAACCGGTTCAATATATAAAACCGGTAAAACAAAAAGGCAGGTTCGAGCAATGCCCGTCATCGTCATGGCAAGCCCCAAGGGAGGCGTTGGAAAGTCCACATGCGCCGTCCTTCTGGCGTCTGAGTTCGCCCGCATGGGCGCTGAGGTCACAGTCTTGGACTGCGACCCGAACAAATCGCTGACCCGGTGGGCATCTCACGGCACCCCAAAGGGTGTCACGCTCCTGAGCGAGATCGGCCGAGCTGAAATTGTTCCGACGATCCGGGGCGCAGACGGGGATGGCAGGATCGTTGTCGTGGATCTCGAAGGCGTCGCCTCGCAACTCGTCAGCCGGGCAATATCTCAGGCCGATCTGGTGATCGTGCCAATGCAGCCAACTGCGCTTGACGCTGAGATAGGCTCGGAAGCACTCGCATTGGTCCGGGAAGAAGAAGAAGCTCTCGGCCGCAAAATTCGCCACGCGGTCGTTCTGACCAAGACGAGCGCGGCCGTGAAAAGCCGTGTCCAGAAAGAACTCGAAGAGCAGCTACGCGGGGCGGGGATCGACGTAATCGAACCTTCTCTGGTCGCGCGGGCAGCTTTCTCTGAAATCTTCGCCTATGGCTTCGATCTGACCGCGATGATGCAAGATCCGAAGATGGTGACGGGGGGCAAGGTCGATATGGCTATCACGAACGCCCAAGGTTTCGCGGAGGCTGTCTATGAGCGACTCAAATAGACTGGCGGGACTGAAGGCCCGCCCGAAAGATACAACCGTCGAAGAGGTTCGGCGCGTGGACGAAGTGGGAGAGGCGAGGGGGTTCCTTGATCGAACGCCACGAAAGAAGCCCGGCCGCAAGCCGAGCCCGCGCACTTGGCAACTCCACCCAAAGGTTTTCCCGAAGGTAGGGGAAGCCATAGCGGCTGAGGCGGAACGGCTTGGGATCACTCAGGGGCAACTAATCGAGCGGCTTTGGGAACAATACACAGCGGAGTGACTACAGCCGATCCTTCGTACGAGCATCGAAAGCACCAAGGAATACTCCGGCACTGAACAGTGCAGAAGCCCTGGGAATCGCGCGCAAGTACCATCTCTGAGCCATGCAGACCTACCTTGAAAAAACGCCAACCTACGAAGCACGTCGCCCGGTTTTACCGGATGGCCTGGTTCTCGTTCTCGAACCAGGCCGTCACGGCTCTGATCACACTGGAAACGGCCAAGCGTCACCGTGGGCATTGGGTGGAGCCTCAGCAACTAGCGATGTTTGAATAGTCTTATTGGCCCAGTTTACATATGAGCGGGATGTCTATATGTCCTTAGGACATATAGACATCCCGCTTCACCCAATCACGCTTCTGTTCGACTCAGAAATCTCTCTTGACATAACGCAATCCTTACCCCTATGTCCTAAGGACATAGGGGTAAGGATTGCAGATGAATTTCACAGACGGCGTAGAAAAAGTTATAAATGACAATGACTTGCCCGTCATAACCTTCTACGAATTCTTCGTTCTAGGCTACCATCTGTTTCACAAAAAAGCGCTGAACGGCGAGCCGCTGAAGCGCCTTCCGCACGACTGGGACCAGACACGCGCCAAAAATGCGTTGCGACGCCTTGAGGCGCGGAAGGCGCTTGTCATGGACTCTGACTTCCGCTCCGGCGTCTGGCGTGTCACGCAATCAACGAGAGCTGGTTCGGCGGAAGAGGCCGCCTGCATCGCTGATCCCTTCGCCTACGTCTCCCACCTGTCTGCCATGCAGCGCTATGGCCTTACTGATCGCAGTCCACAGGCACTGCATCTGACAACCCCCAAACGACCGCTTTGGAATGCGCTCCGCGATGAGCGCGTTCATAAAGACCTGCCCGATCTGGACCAGATCGAAAGGCCTGTTCTGAACAGGGCCGGCTTCAAGGACACGATCCGTCGCCGCCCGGTCGTAGTGCATGTATCAAGCCACCCGTGGACACCGGCCCCCGTCAGTGGTGAGGAGACGCGGATCACTTCGATTGGCCAAACCTTCGCTGACATGCTTGCTGAACCGCAGCTTTGTGGGGGCATGCGCCATGTTCTCGATGTCTGGGAAAATGAGGCGGATCAGTGGGTGCCCGAGATTATTGCTGCAATTGATGTCCTGGACAGCAAGATCGCCAAAGTCCGCGCGGGCTATATTCTATCTGAAGTCATGGACATAGATGATCCGGCGCTGCACAACTGGGAGAAGTTTGCTCAACGGGGCGGATCGCGCAAACTCGACCCTGACGCCGAGTACGCCCCTGAATTCTCAGAACGCTGGATGATTTCAATAAATGTCTGATAACGACCCCCACGCGCAAGATAGCAAATTCGACATCGTCGATGTCGATGTTCGTGCATGGGTCGAAACCGCGCGCGCAGACCCAACACTCTATCGAGATCGCCAAGTAACGGAGATTGTCTTAGGGGCAATCGGCTTAGCCCCCTCACTGTCGAAAACGCTCGTCTTGAAGGGCGGGGCGGTCATGGCCCTAGCTTTCAAGAGCAATCGGGTCACCGGGGATGTGGACTTCACCTCCATGGCAGAACCTGATGACCTGACAGAGAAAATCACCACCGAGCTGAATGAGATGCTGCCCCGCACCGCGATCAAGCTCGGCTACCCTGATCTTCTTTGTCGGGTTCAATCAGTGAAGAAGATGCCACGCGCCCAGAATTTCGAGGATCACGAATTCCCCGCGCTCCGGGTCCGCATTGGATCCGCCAAGCGCGGCACAGGTGAAGAGGTCCGGCTGGCGGACGGCAAGGCAAGTCGAGTTCTTGATGTCGAGATCAGCTTCCGCGATCAGGTCTATGCCTTTCAGGAGCTGAACCTGCACGGGGCCGGTGTGGCGGTACGCGCGTTCACTATCCATGAGCTCGTCGCCGAAAAATTCCGTGCTCTGCTTCAGCAAACCATACGCAAGCGCAACCGGCGACAGGACGTCTACGACATCGCATTTCTGATTGGCAAAAATGATTTCAGCGATGCTGACAGAACAGCCATCCTAACCACGTTGATCGAGAAATGCCGCAGCCGTGGGATCGAAGCCAATCGAGAATCCATGGATGACCCGGAAATCAAACAACGCGCCCAGGCTGAATGGGAAACGCTCGCCCTCGAAATCGGTGATTTACCGCCCTTTGAAGAGCGCTTCTCTCTCATGCACGATCTCTATGTTTCGCTGCCATGGGGCGGCACCAAGAAAGACCATTAATTTATGAATTTGTTCAACCGTAAGACCCTGAAGCGCCACATCAAAGACGATCCAATCCCAGCAGATCATCTGGCTGCGCTGGAAGCCTGGGCGGAGCTGATAAGCTCGGGCCGGATTGAACGCCTAAAAGAGACCGCCCTGCACGGGCAGTTCGCCTCCAAGATCGTTGAAGGTGTTCTCGGTTACCACGGTCCAGCTGGCGGGGCAGACTACAACGTCTCAACCGAACAAAATATTCTGCGCGGCAGCGTCGATCTGGCGCTTGGCCGCTTTGGCGGCAAGACACCTGACATCGTGGCACCATTCGAGCTGAAGGGCGCGGATACCCGCGACCTCGATGCAATCATGCCGGGCCGGAACAAGAGCCCCGTTCAACAGGCGTGGGAATACGCCATGAACGCACGCGGCGTAAAATGGGTTTTGGTCTCGAACATGATCGAGCTGCGCTTCTACGGCTTCGGGGAAGGCACCTCGGCCTATGAGGAATTCCGCCTCGACCAGCTGACAGACCCCGAAGAATACGCGCGCTTCATGCTGCTCCTGTCAGCGGAGAATCTGCTGTCTGGCCGCACGGCTGATCTGCTGAAAGAAAGCCGCCGCGAAGACAAGGACATCACCGACAGCCTGTATCAGGACTACAAGGACCTGCGCCTCAAGCTCCTGAGCGCGGTCCAAAAAGCCGATGCCTCGATCGCCCCCCTCGATGCGATTGCCATCGCGCAGAAGATCCTCGATCGGGTGCTGTTCATCGCCTTTGCCGAAGATACCGGCCTGCTGCCAAACAACACACTGGAAAACGCCTTCATCGCGCGTGACCCTTACAACCCTCGCCCCATCTGGGACAATTTCAAAGGCCTATTCCGTGCCATCGACTTGGGTAGCGATGAGCTGAAGATCCCAAGATACAATGGCGGCCTGTTCCGCGAAGACGCGGTGATCAACGGGCTAATCATATCCGATGACGTCTGTGAAGGGTTCAAGACCTTAGGCGGCTATGACTTCGCATCCGAAGTCTCGGTCACCGTCCTAGGCCACATTTTTGAACAGTCCATCGCGGACGTGGAACGCCTGCAGGCGATCGCGCGCGGTGAAGAAGAAGAGCCCGAGAAAACCACCGGCACAAGCGGACGACGCAAGCGTGACGGTGTCGTCTATACTCCTGATTACATTGCACGCTTCATCGTGGCCGAGACTCTTGGCACGCACCTGAGAGAAATTTTTGAGGACACCTTACGCGCTCATGCCAAGAAGGGCGCGGATGTCAGCGACTACGAAAACATCTCCTGGCGGAAAAAGTCGGCCGAACTGGAAGCCTGGCAGGCCTATCGCGAGCGCCTGAGAACCTTGCGCATTGTTGATCCCGCCTGTGGTTCAGGTGTGTTCCTGATCATGGCCTTCGACTTCATGAAGGCCGAACTGACCCGCGTGAACGACAAGATCAAAGACTTGCTTCCGAAAGCTGAATATTTTGGGGACCTACTCGACTATGTCCCAGATAGTGAAATTCTGACCGGCAATCTCTTCGGCGTAGACGTGAACGAAGAAAGCATCGAGATCACCAAACTGTCGCTTTGGATCAAGACCGCCCGACGTGGCAAGGTTCTCGACAGCCTCTCGGGCAGTATCCGCGTCGGCGATAGCCTGATCGAAGACAGCAACTTCGCCTATCTCGACCACGCCTTCACTTGGGAAACGGCCTTCCCCGGTGTCTTTGCCGAAGGCGGTTTCGACGTGGTCCTGGGCAACCCGCCCTATGTGCGGATGGAATTCCTGAAGCTGCTGAAACCCTATCTGGAAAAGCGCTATGAGGTCGTGTCCGATCGGGCCGATCTCTACTGCTATTTCTACGAACGCGGCCTGCGCCTGCTGAAACCGGGCGGGCGCTTGGGCTACATTTCCTCGAACACTTTTTTCAAGACTGGCTCGGGCAAGCCCCTGCGCGAATACCTTTTGAAAGAGGCCACTATCGAAAGCGTGGTCGATTTTGGCGACCTGCAAGTCTTCGAGGGCGTAACCACCTATCCGGCGATCCTGATCATGAAACGCGGGGCCGCGCCCAAAGGGCATGAGCTGCGCTTTTGGAAGGTGGATGCCCTGCCGGAAAACAACTTCTTGGCCACTTGGGAAGCTGCTGCCGGCCCATATCCACAGACGGCCTTGGGTGCCGGATCGTGGGAACTGGAAAACCCTGCCCTGCGCGCCCTGCGCGACAAGATCAGGACAGGCAGAAAAACTCTAAAGGACGTTTACGGATCACCGCTCTACGGTATCAAAACAGGCCTGAACGCTGCCTTTGTGATCGACAACGCCACCAAGGAGCGCCTCTGCGCCCAGGACCCAAAGTCTGCCGATCTTCTGCATCCTTTCCTCGAAGGCAAAGACCTGAAACGCTGGCGGGCCGAACCGCGCGGCCTGTGGCTGATCTACATCCCTAAAAACCGGATCAACATTGACGATTATCCAGCCATTCGGGATTGGCTACTTCCATTCAAGGATCAGCTGGAAAAGCGGGCCACCAAGCAGGAATGGTTCGAGCTCCAACAGGCGCAGGAGGCCTACTTGCCTTACTTTGAGGGCGCAAAGGTGCTCTACCCTGAATTTTGTAATGTGCCACAGTTCCAGTTGGAAGACGGACATTTCACGAACAACAAATGCTACTTTATCGGTTCAGACGACGCCTGGCTCGCAGCTTTCCTGAACTCCAAAGTGGCTTGGTTCACGATCACCGGAAACAGTGTTCCTGTTCGTGGTGGCTTCCACCAAATGCACTCTCAGTTTGTCGAGCAGGCCGTGATACCAAAAATCTCGGCTGAGCAGAAAACCGACCTTGAGGGCCTAACCAACAGTTGCCAGACAGCGGCCCAAAAACGCCTGGCACTCCAAACCGCTCTCACGCGCCGCCTACCAGACCTCTGCCCGCCTGGACGCGAACCCAAGCTCACCAACAAGCTCAAGGAATGGTGGACCCTGCCCGACTTCGCCACCTTCCGCGCCGAGGTGAAGAAGGTGTTCAAGGCCGACATCCCGCTTGCTGATCGCTCCGACTGGGAGGATTGGATCAACCGCGACCGCGCTGAGATCGCCCGCCTGACCGCCGAAATCGCCCAGGCCGAAGCCCGGATCGGCAGCATCGTCTATGACCTGTTCGACCTGACCGAAGACGAAATCGCGCTGTTGGAGGCGGCCATATGACCGATACACCAGCACCAAGACCTTTGGGTTCAAAGCTTTTCGAACGGTAATGCAGACGACCAGGACACGTAACTTGCCTCGCCCGGCGGGCGTCAAGGTTTCTGAAGACTGGGTTGAATACGCTTCTCAACCCGCCGCACCGTCCGCTCGCTGACCTCGAAGAGCCGCGCGATCTCGGAGATTGCGCGTTGTTCCTCGTCACGCATCCGGCGCACCTCGGCCTTCTGGGCAAGCGACAGGGCAGGGGGCCTACCTCCTACCCGGCCGCGCTTGCGGGCCGCCGCCAGCCCCTCCATGGTTCGCTCGGCAATCCGCTCGCGTTCGAACTGCGAGATGGATGCGAATACATGGAATGTCAGGCGACCTGCCGGGGTCGTGGTGTCGATGTCCTCGGCCAGGGACCGGAACCCAGCACCTTTCGCACGGATCGCCGCGACGATCTCCAGAAGGTCTTTCAGGGACCGGGCCAGACGGTCATATTTGGTGACTGTCACAACGTCGCCCTCGCGGAGCTGATCCAGCATCCGATCCAGCTCGGTCCGCGCGCGCTTCGATCCACTGATCCGGTCCGCGAAAATCCTCCCGGCTCCGGCGGCCGAAAGGGCGTCAGCTTGTGAATCAAGGCTCTGGTCGCCAGTGCTGACGCGGGCATATCCGATGATCATGCGTCACTGTGACAAAAACCTGCCAGAACCGCAAAGGTTTTGCCTATGGTTTTTGTCACAGCTAACTGATTGATCTAACGTGGGGCAGGGGGCTTGGACAAAAACGACCGTTTTAGGCGCATAAGTTCTGTCACGGGGTTTATGTCTGGTGTGCGGAGATATTGTTGAAAAAGTCCGTTGCTTGACGCCCGAGGCTTTGATTCACTCGTTCTAAGAGTGGAGGTCATTGCAATGATGGGGCCAAGGCAAGTTGCGCAGGGCGCTTTGTTTTACGATTTCTCTATAGAGAACTTCGTGCCGTTGGATCACCCGGTGCGCGGTATCGACCGGTTCCTTGACCTTTCGGATGTACGGCCAATGCTGGCACCGTTCTACAGTTCTGGCGGGCGCCCCTCGATCGATCCCGAGCTGATGATCCGCATGCTTCTG
This genomic window from Thioclava sp. GXIMD4216 contains:
- the mobV gene encoding MobV family relaxase — protein: MSAEPRKLLDEGWSKVRGSMQGLHGEGKSFGIMRTAKIKTLGNMGASLQHSFRERETPNADPDRTSDNTILVGGDNSKEVLAAWKDRAPEKIRKNAVHGLEYFIGGSPAKMKAMTREEQDTYFRDALGWIENRHGKENVLSAMVHRDETTPHMTVMTIPLDDRGKLNCRSFVGNKKALSDLQTDFAEKVSEKHGLRRGIKGSTARHERVQRVYGAYMSGEDAVALPERVRGSLLRGGKESDADWHARATEVATDALRGYQMKMREEKLDMDAKLNTAQSMIQSLQSLQQSYKIQLDAARETLSRLVSSLELADKGAEANAALEAYADLEGKILVGDLGVLKDAAGSPARIDKIVDIYDRVIPDGTAMTEEQARFDRALDLTLDAMADGKVAKRKDPVRIAIEARALPYVQKALAHLAQDRVTPPFSSRDERLAFRAEIEGSLSADQLVGLKQGDETVLEDVLGDRLSQQQQLSLALAYFDYGDIDVDAGVRRGMIERLSDVEDGPKHQEPGLRH
- a CDS encoding replication initiator protein A; this encodes MVTENTNSNDPLLPDRHPQHDLFICDVADAVLKDVMQHMEHPFYSLSKKPETTVKRYRNGENWLEITPSVKGLATIYDKDILIYCISQIMAKLKLGEQVSPRVRINSRELLIFTNRGTSGREYQSLLDALDRLEGTRIRTNIVSGDEEQIDGFGLIDASSIRRKHGLDGRLLWCEVKLSDWVFNAIRKEEVLTLHRDYFRLRKPIERRVYEIARKHCGQQRTWRITLPKLLLKTGSQSPEKRFRQMIKQLVQHDHLPDYNVAFDEAADMIIFTNRGTMVPAPLIQGRVPPLKSVTYERARQVAPGWDVHYLEREWREWIFEPPRDADGAFVGFCRKWFEKRDRP
- a CDS encoding ParA family protein, translated to MPVIVMASPKGGVGKSTCAVLLASEFARMGAEVTVLDCDPNKSLTRWASHGTPKGVTLLSEIGRAEIVPTIRGADGDGRIVVVDLEGVASQLVSRAISQADLVIVPMQPTALDAEIGSEALALVREEEEALGRKIRHAVVLTKTSAAVKSRVQKELEEQLRGAGIDVIEPSLVARAAFSEIFAYGFDLTAMMQDPKMVTGGKVDMAITNAQGFAEAVYERLK
- a CDS encoding nucleotidyl transferase AbiEii/AbiGii toxin family protein, translating into MSDNDPHAQDSKFDIVDVDVRAWVETARADPTLYRDRQVTEIVLGAIGLAPSLSKTLVLKGGAVMALAFKSNRVTGDVDFTSMAEPDDLTEKITTELNEMLPRTAIKLGYPDLLCRVQSVKKMPRAQNFEDHEFPALRVRIGSAKRGTGEEVRLADGKASRVLDVEISFRDQVYAFQELNLHGAGVAVRAFTIHELVAEKFRALLQQTIRKRNRRQDVYDIAFLIGKNDFSDADRTAILTTLIEKCRSRGIEANRESMDDPEIKQRAQAEWETLALEIGDLPPFEERFSLMHDLYVSLPWGGTKKDH
- a CDS encoding N-6 DNA methylase produces the protein MNLFNRKTLKRHIKDDPIPADHLAALEAWAELISSGRIERLKETALHGQFASKIVEGVLGYHGPAGGADYNVSTEQNILRGSVDLALGRFGGKTPDIVAPFELKGADTRDLDAIMPGRNKSPVQQAWEYAMNARGVKWVLVSNMIELRFYGFGEGTSAYEEFRLDQLTDPEEYARFMLLLSAENLLSGRTADLLKESRREDKDITDSLYQDYKDLRLKLLSAVQKADASIAPLDAIAIAQKILDRVLFIAFAEDTGLLPNNTLENAFIARDPYNPRPIWDNFKGLFRAIDLGSDELKIPRYNGGLFREDAVINGLIISDDVCEGFKTLGGYDFASEVSVTVLGHIFEQSIADVERLQAIARGEEEEPEKTTGTSGRRKRDGVVYTPDYIARFIVAETLGTHLREIFEDTLRAHAKKGADVSDYENISWRKKSAELEAWQAYRERLRTLRIVDPACGSGVFLIMAFDFMKAELTRVNDKIKDLLPKAEYFGDLLDYVPDSEILTGNLFGVDVNEESIEITKLSLWIKTARRGKVLDSLSGSIRVGDSLIEDSNFAYLDHAFTWETAFPGVFAEGGFDVVLGNPPYVRMEFLKLLKPYLEKRYEVVSDRADLYCYFYERGLRLLKPGGRLGYISSNTFFKTGSGKPLREYLLKEATIESVVDFGDLQVFEGVTTYPAILIMKRGAAPKGHELRFWKVDALPENNFLATWEAAAGPYPQTALGAGSWELENPALRALRDKIRTGRKTLKDVYGSPLYGIKTGLNAAFVIDNATKERLCAQDPKSADLLHPFLEGKDLKRWRAEPRGLWLIYIPKNRINIDDYPAIRDWLLPFKDQLEKRATKQEWFELQQAQEAYLPYFEGAKVLYPEFCNVPQFQLEDGHFTNNKCYFIGSDDAWLAAFLNSKVAWFTITGNSVPVRGGFHQMHSQFVEQAVIPKISAEQKTDLEGLTNSCQTAAQKRLALQTALTRRLPDLCPPGREPKLTNKLKEWWTLPDFATFRAEVKKVFKADIPLADRSDWEDWINRDRAEIARLTAEIAQAEARIGSIVYDLFDLTEDEIALLEAAI
- a CDS encoding recombinase family protein; translated protein: MIIGYARVSTGDQSLDSQADALSAAGAGRIFADRISGSKRARTELDRMLDQLREGDVVTVTKYDRLARSLKDLLEIVAAIRAKGAGFRSLAEDIDTTTPAGRLTFHVFASISQFERERIAERTMEGLAAARKRGRVGGRPPALSLAQKAEVRRMRDEEQRAISEIARLFEVSERTVRRVEKRIQPSLQKP